TAGTAGCGAATCTCTCTAAGTTTGTTTTCAACAGCCTGCAGCATGCAAAGCACAGAGCTCTTCCACAGCTTAGGGATTTGTAAAGGAAATCATAATCCATAATTTTGGAAATATTAAGGAAATTGCTGCAACTGACTAGAGATTCTCACCTAATGGCTTGTTCTCGCTGGGCCTTTCGCACTTCAGGCTTCTGATTTCTCTTGGCCATTATTTCAGCCAAAGATGCACCAGTGATAGCCCTCTGGAACTTGACTGCACGGCGTGTGCGCTTCTTTTGTATTTCTTCCTAAAATGGGAGAGGTTTAAAATAGATTAGTGctacaaaaaattaaataaaaatacaaatgaacaaaaaacccacaagagGCAATTAGCAAAGTGGTTGCTGTGAAGTCCAAATTTATCTGCAGCTATCAAACAGTAGTATACAGAATTACTGTAGTACCTCAGATACGTCAAACAGGAAATTACTCTGTCTTGGCAAATATTGACTAATGGTAACGACTATCTCTACTTTAAGTGCAGACAAATGAATCCAACAGTAATAGTCACTGAATTCACAGACTATTACAATGTATAGAAAATAGCTAGctaaaaattaaactttttaaacaTAAATTCCTTATGACTGACTAGAAACAGAATGCCAATTAGCTGTATCCAGCTTATTTATTATAATGGTCATGGAATGAACTTCAAAACATACGATGAATCTTTAGGAAACACtacaaaaccttcctctttgacAAAAGCTTTCCCTGCATAACCAGAGTATCAGCTACACTGCTCCTCCAGACCTCTTTCCAAAGTCCTACATTCAAGAACAACTTTCTATAACCCCAAAAGGAAGAAGAATCAGAGAGGCTGCTTGGACTCCGCAAGGGACTTCAACACTGCCAGCCTATTTTAAGTGGCAGATGCTCAGGTATCACAGTGAAGAGCAGCTGTACAAAACCATAAAATAACAGTTTTGTTCTTCCTCCTTGCCTGACATTCAGTGAAAAAAATTGGAATAAAAAGTGCATCTTGTTACAGGTTaactggggccccaggcaattgccctgcttgctggccctggcttttatatgcagaaaaatagtTGTGGCAGATGGGccatggagggtttttttgttgttgttgttttttttaaagcatgttggcaggggagggggaggaggaagaggctcagaaagaaaaaggttgataaCCCCTggttgtagacataccctagctaTAGTTCTCTGCGCCAATCAAACCAAATGCTAGAAACCCTCCTAACTTACTAGGATTTTAcagaacactttccattatatgACTAAGATCTTTAAAAGCCCATGCACCTGGAACATAAATAAGGCCACTGGAAATACACACAGAAGAAATGCCACACTGTAGCCCTGATGAAAATACTTTTGTATCTCATAAAATTTCAACTTCACAGCCAAAATTTTCAGACAGATGAGAGCATTTTTGATTTCGGCTGTTTGCAAAGATAACATTCTAAAACTAGTTTACCATACCACCACAAACAGTGCATTTATAAAATTTccacttttagaaaaacaaaacaatcaaagtTACCACCTATGGATTAACCAAGCACCCCACTTTATACAGATCAATTTTTAAGTCATGAACAGTTAGTCAGTTTGTCAGTCCCTAGCCCTGCATGGCCTTGACTGAGGCCTCAAGGCACTACTGAAACATACATTAGTAGTTTGTGCTCAACAAACAGCCACCTTTCAAATGTGAACCAACATAATACTATCTCCCCAAGACTGCAGCCATGGTGTCAGATTAACCAGTCTTCATTTCAATGTGCTTGTCATTAGCAAAGCTATGAGTCTAAGCATTGGAACTACATGGAGatagtgtctgtgtgtgtgaatgtcTTCACAGTCATGAGGGCTTGAAAAACCTCTTTACAAACATGAAGGTTTACATTCTACAGAACTCAATAGTTTAGGCTCCCTATGATGTCCAGAGAAACCTTTCACTTACCTGCTTGGTAAACTAGATTAAACTTTCAAGTGAAGAATGGTTTCTAGTCAAAGCAGTGTTAGTCACAACACATGAAGTATACTTACAGACTGTCCTTTCTTGTGTTTGCGCCTGTACAGAACAGTCCAGTTGATCTGACGGGGGTTTCTCTTGGAAAGAAATGCAGACTCGCATTTTgcattcaaaaactgaaaaaccTGGGAAGTCGAACACATATTTTTAAGGCAACTTTGTTGCTAGTAAAATACCAACAGAAAACATAATTGTAGTTGTTAGGTAGCCTTTCCACATCACTGACGCATTAAAGCCTTCAActctctcttcttctttttttttttttttttttttttttttttttaagtacagccTCTTCTAAAGAAAAATTCAAATACATGTACCACATGACATCAGATTCAAAGCATCTTTtgagattaaaataaattaaactatACATTGTTATTAAGAAAAGTGGTGTGTTATAGTACAGAAAGACATTCTTCTATGGACTGTAGCATCCTAGTGCAAATTAAGACTAATTTCTAGGTTTATGTTTGATAATCTGCATGCTAGTCTTTTCATGGCAAAAATAACAAGAAAATGCTACATGATATCTGAAAGTAAAGAAATTCAAACTCCAACTTATATCCCTGCTTTCCATCTAACCATCTGGGTGACCAATGAAAGCATAAACATTAAACACAAATTTCAAGACTTGAGTCAATGGTTATACTGTGTATCAGGCTAAATGTCTGACTACTCCAGTGAGTACAAACAATTTTCCAGTACACAggaactggaagcaggcaggTCTTTGATAAAACTAATGATTAATGCTTGAATACTGATCCCTGATCACACAATAAGGAGTGCCTGACATCAAAATCCCACCAAAATCCCAGCTCTCATAATGTTCACATGTCAAGCTATGCTTTCAACAGTAGACAAGCGAATGTGGCACCAATTGTGTAGTACAATCTATGCTTTTAAAAAAGCCATCccccacctgggggggggggggggagaaagataaTGCCAAGATAAAAAATGTCAGTACATTTAGACCAATGTTTGCTGAGATTCACTACACTACTACTCAAGGGGAGTCAAACCTTAATGCTTACAGGGGAACAAAAGAGCTTCTGTCTTCAAGGAAGGAGCATCTGTCTGAAGTTGAATCTTAGTGACCCAGACACAGTGAACTCCATTCCACTCAGCGTATTGGCTTTGGCAGCACAAACGGGTGAATCAATCTACCCGGGATTCTTTCTACAGGGCCTAGTGATTTCAGACCTGATGCTTAAAGCCACCCCTTTCCCAACCACGAATGAACTACTCTTTGCCCTCAGAACCGCAGCCCGCCAGACCCAGACGCACCACAGTCCCCTCGCCAGGGCGGCCGGGCTACGAGGCCCCAGCGCGCAGCCCCACCCGATAGGGGAGCCGGGGCCGGCCCGTTCACCCAGTGGCCTCGGGCCGCCCGCCGCTTCCATTCAGCAGCCGGGCGGGGTTCGAGCTCTGACTGGGGGGTCGCCGCTCGCAGGCCGGCTCAGCCGGTGCCACGATCCCGCATGGGGGTGCGCTTGACCCCGCCCCCAAGCCCGTGGACCCCGCTCCGAGCCCGGCCCCTCACCTTGCCGTCCGTGCGGGCGTAGCGGCGACCGTGACCCGGGTAGATCTTGTAGCCGCTGAAGCTGCACAGCTCGACCCTGCGGGGGAGAGTAAGCAGAGCGGGTTAGCGCCGCGGGGGAGCCCGGCCCGGACCCGCGGGGGGGCTCGGCCTGGAGGATGGGGCCGGATGGTCTCGCCGGTCGGCGGCACTTACTTCATGATGGCACCGGCAGCTCCAATGACTCCAGCGGCCAAGAGA
The Emys orbicularis isolate rEmyOrb1 chromosome 1, rEmyOrb1.hap1, whole genome shotgun sequence DNA segment above includes these coding regions:
- the RPL24 gene encoding large ribosomal subunit protein eL24; its protein translation is MKVELCSFSGYKIYPGHGRRYARTDGKVFQFLNAKCESAFLSKRNPRQINWTVLYRRKHKKGQSEEIQKKRTRRAVKFQRAITGASLAEIMAKRNQKPEVRKAQREQAIRAAKEAKKAKQATKKSTPSTTKAPTKAAPKQKIMKPVKVSAPRVGGKR